A portion of the Pangasianodon hypophthalmus isolate fPanHyp1 chromosome 20, fPanHyp1.pri, whole genome shotgun sequence genome contains these proteins:
- the si:ch211-193i15.1 gene encoding uncharacterized protein si:ch211-193i15.1: MDGVLEATIALCGCKVLCSILCLPAFKDSISSVSLCCVSLLLFTDLSITMFLVYLWSAAPRPMSFHPSSDVIALRFMLFLSDTYEAVLMLTPLLVAVELLARLLWGGETVTAITDEKEAKEDTLLLKDVDGHTWETGQQQKGEEKGNTAAFLKALGFLGCLMLWFMCGTYAGSSWRQEQVMVRSCLERGSLLSTCLPCLLTASSPVSGQLFWALPAAILLLAFTAVLSLIVAKLTPRIVNPELLERTENFDALKQTQTHPPTPERTSVSAASISDNCSVDSEKTANSCAIHSSHNKRRWAHGKPEPLSWRTELADSCKLKSESVTLVLQVHCTAPHPHKSRLWQTVRESPCLRGELMTGLLCGLLVCIFPTVLSTNILLVSNLDTLAVYVVKHLLTPLHSK, from the exons ATGGACGGTGTCCTGGAGGCGACGATCGCTCTGTGTGGATGCAAAGTGCTCTGCAGCATTCTGTGTCTTCCTGCTTTCAAAGACTCCATCTCCTCTGTCAGCCTGTGTTGTGTTTCCCTCTTACTCTTCACTGATCTCTCCATCACCA tgttcctggtgTACCTCTGGTCTGCTGCACCCAGACCGATGTCTTTTCACCCGTCTTCAGATGTCATCGCCCTGCGCTTCATGCTGTTCCTTAGCGACACGTATGAGGCTGTGTTGATGCTGACCCCGCTGCTGGTGGCTGTGGAATTGCTGGCTCGTCTCTTATGGGGTGGAGAGACTGTGACAGCAATTACGGATGAAAAAGAAGCTAAAGAGGACACGTTGCTTTTAAAGGACGTTGATGGACATACCTGGGAGACTGGACAACAACagaaaggagaggagaaagGGAACACTGCGGCATTCTTAAAAGCTTTAGGTTTCCTTGGTTGCCTGATGCTATGGTTCATGTGTGGGACATACGCTGGGTCTAGTTGGAGGCAGGAGCAGGTGATGGTGAGATCCTGCCTGGAAAGAGGCAGCTTGCTCTCGACATGCCTCCCCTGCCTCCTGACTGCTTCTTCACCAGTTAGCGGGCAACTATTTTGGGCTCTACCTGCTGCTATTCTCTTGCTAGCATTCACTGCAGTTCTGAGCTTAATCGTAGCAAAGCTGACCCCCAGAATTGTTAATCCAGAGCTGCTCGAACGCACAGAGAACTTTGATGCTCTCAAACAAACGCAAACACATCCACCCACGCCCGAGAGGACCTCTGTTTCTGCTGCGAGCATCTCAGACAATTGCAGTGTTGACTCAGAAAAGACAGCGAACAGCTGCGCCATTCACAGCTCGCATAATAAGCGACGATGGGCTCACGGAAAGCCAGAGCCATTATCCTGGAGAACAGAGCTGGCTGACAGCTGTAAATTAAAAAGCGAGAGCGTCACGCTCGTCTTGCAAGTGCACTGCACAGCCCCGCACCCTCACAAGAGCCGGCTTTGGCAGACTGTGAGGGAAAGTCCTTGCCTGAGGGGAGAACTAATGACAGGACTGCTGTGTGGGCTTCTGGTGTGTATCTTTCCTACAGTTCTCAGCACCAACATACTGCTCGTCAGCAACCTGGACACACTGGCTGTGTACGTTGTGAAACATCTGCTCACTCCGCTGCACAGTAAATGA